From the Dictyoglomus sp. NZ13-RE01 genome, one window contains:
- a CDS encoding osmotically inducible protein C: protein MATNKTIKVSTNWAGNFLVEAKVREHTVLVDQPEASGGQNKGPTPLEYLFVSLGSCVVTIGLIVAKQKRLNITGLSAEVEGDINYDVLLGKEKEPRAGFYAVRVRVKVEGDLTKEEKEAFIKEVESRCPIADNLLNTTPIEVTVE from the coding sequence ATGGCGACCAATAAAACTATAAAAGTAAGCACAAATTGGGCTGGAAACTTTCTTGTAGAAGCAAAGGTAAGGGAGCATACTGTTTTAGTAGATCAGCCAGAAGCATCTGGTGGACAAAATAAAGGACCAACCCCATTAGAATATCTTTTTGTTTCTCTTGGTTCATGTGTTGTTACTATTGGATTAATTGTGGCAAAGCAGAAGAGATTAAATATAACAGGGCTTTCTGCTGAAGTAGAAGGAGATATAAACTACGATGTTTTACTTGGAAAAGAGAAAGAGCCAAGGGCAGGTTTTTATGCAGTTAGAGTAAGGGTAAAAGTAGAAGGTGATCTAACAAAGGAAGAGAAAGAAGCCTTTATAAAAGAAGTAGAGTCCAGATGTCCTATTGCAGATAACCTTTTGAATACAACTCCTATTGAGGTTACTGTAGAATAA
- a CDS encoding rubrerythrin family protein, with the protein MKELLILQRNELTEHYIYKKLASKIKDSHNKEILNRLSKEELGHYERLKEITKTEVQINRLKYFFYLIVIKIFGFTFGLKLMEKGEKLAQKRYENILNLSPQVKDIVFDEKEHEEEILSILDEERLKYVGSMVLGLSDALVELTGVLAGLTFSLRNTQLIALSGLITGISASLSMAGSEYLSTKSEGKEKNPTFAAIITGITYVLAVFCLILPYFLFKHYAISFLFSIIFAVLLVFIFTFYISIAQDLEFRKRFFEMIFIIFLVSTITFLIGNLVKTFLGVKVD; encoded by the coding sequence ATGAAAGAGCTTCTCATTCTTCAAAGAAATGAATTAACAGAACATTATATATACAAGAAGTTAGCAAGCAAAATAAAGGATAGTCATAACAAAGAGATTCTAAATAGACTATCTAAGGAAGAATTAGGTCATTATGAAAGATTAAAAGAGATTACAAAAACTGAAGTACAGATAAACAGGCTAAAATACTTCTTCTACTTGATCGTCATAAAAATATTTGGGTTTACTTTTGGACTAAAATTGATGGAAAAGGGAGAAAAATTAGCCCAAAAAAGATATGAGAATATTTTAAACCTTTCTCCCCAGGTAAAAGACATTGTATTTGACGAAAAAGAGCATGAAGAAGAGATACTAAGTATATTAGATGAAGAGAGATTAAAATATGTAGGGTCTATGGTTTTAGGGCTAAGTGATGCTTTAGTAGAGCTTACAGGGGTCTTAGCAGGACTTACCTTCTCCTTGAGAAATACTCAGCTTATTGCTCTCTCAGGGCTTATAACAGGGATCTCTGCATCTCTTTCCATGGCAGGCTCCGAATATCTATCCACAAAATCAGAAGGAAAAGAGAAAAATCCAACTTTTGCAGCCATAATAACAGGCATAACCTATGTTTTGGCGGTATTTTGCCTAATTCTTCCCTACTTTTTATTCAAACACTATGCTATCTCCTTTCTATTTAGCATAATATTTGCAGTACTTCTTGTATTTATCTTTACCTTTTACATCTCTATTGCCCAAGACCTTGAATTTAGAAAGAGATTTTTTGAAATGATTTTCATCATATTTTTGGTATCCACTATAACTTTTCTCATTGGAAACCTCGTTAAAACCTTTTTGGGAGTAAAGGTGGATTGA